One genomic region from Phragmites australis chromosome 1, lpPhrAust1.1, whole genome shotgun sequence encodes:
- the LOC133889070 gene encoding uncharacterized protein LOC133889070, whose translation MIGYIESLEKLGFPLSPELATDVILQSLPASFEPFILNFHMNSMEKSMAELHGMLKTAEESIKKSSSHVMMVQKDSKKRKRKDKAKTSDEISSSKPKPVGKPKAGPAASDSCHHCHKTGHWRRNCKLYLEELKKKKGSKTSSSGTEKD comes from the exons atgattggttacattgaaagcctggaaaaacttggttttccccttagccctgagttggctacggatgtaattctccagtcgctccctgcgagcttcgagccgttcattttgaactttcatatgaacagcatggagaaaagcatggctgaattgcatgggatgctaaaaactgctgaggaaagcattaagaagagctctagtcatgtgatgatggttcaaaaggatagcaagaagagaaagcgcaaggacaaggctaaaacttcggatgagatctcgagttctaagcctaaacctgttggaaagcccaaggctggccctgccgcttctgactcttgccaccactgccataagactggtcattggcggaggaactgcaaattgtacttggaagaactcaaaaagaagaagggaagtaagacttcatcttcag ggactgaaaaggactag
- the LOC133889063 gene encoding GDSL esterase/lipase At1g28600-like has translation MGSSIVLLVTVVLLLNSAVGLCGCYKRIFSFGDSIIDTGNFAHITGNDPSAIKELPYGMTYFNHPTGRISDGRVIVDFYAQALQLPLIPPNLPEQDSGLFPTGANFAVFGSTALPSSYYRRWNHSVSTPSHLGEQIDWFKGMLQRIAPGDGDKRQLLGESLIVLGEIGGNDYNFWFGARKPREQAYQFIPDVVACIGSFAQDLIGLGAKTIVIPNNFPIGCVPSYLTGYQSDNPEDYDENWCLRWYNDFSARHNQALLDEVHRLTARNPGAKLIYADYYGAAMEFVKSPGRFGIVDPLVACCGGGGRYHTDKGCDKMARVWGSPGSFASWDGMHMTEKAYQVISQGVLDGPFADLPLLRSC, from the exons ATGGGGAGTTCCATCGTCCTCCTCGTCACCGTTGTCCTCCTGCTCAACTCTGCCGTGGGGTTGTGCGGCTGCTACAAGCGCATTTTCAGCTTCGGCGACTCCATCATCGACACCGGCAACTTCGCGCACATAACCGGCAACGACCCGTCCGCGATAAAGGAGCTCCCGTATGGCATGACCTACTTCAACCACCCCACCGGCCGCATCTCCGACGGCCGCGTCATCGTCGATTTCTACG CGCAAGCGCTGCAGTTGCCGCTGATACCACCGAACCTTCCGGAGCAGGACTCGGGGCTGTTCCCAACCGGCGCCAACTTCGCCGTGTTTGGTTCCACGGCGCTGCCCTCGAGCTACTACCGCAGGTGGAACCACAGCGTGTCGACGCCCAGTCACCTGGGCGAGCAGATCGATTGGTTCAAAGGAATGCTGCAACGGATAGCTCCCGGGGACG GTGACAAGAGACAGCTCCTAGGCGAGTCCCTCATCGTGCTGGGCGAGATCGGTGGCAATGACTACAACTTCTGGTTCGGCGCCCGGAAGCCTCGCGAGCAAGCTTACCAGTTCATCCCGGACGTCGTCGCATGCATAGGCTCCTTTGCCCAG GACCTCATCGGTCTGGGCGCGAAGACGATCGTGATCCCGAACAACTTCCCCATCGGGTGCGTACCGTCGTACCTGACCGGGTACCAAAGTGACAACCCCGAGGACTACGACGAGAACTGGTGCCTCCGGTGGTACAACGACTTCTCCGCGCGGCACAACCaagcgctgctcgacgaggtgCACCGGCTCACGGCGCGGAACCCCGGCGCGAAGCTTATCTACGCCGACTACTATGGCGCCGCCATGGAGTTCGTCAAGAGCCCGGGCAGGTTCGGTATCGTTGACCCCCTGGTCGCGtgctgtggcggcggcgggcggtaCCACACCGACAAAGGGTGCGACAAGATGGCCAGGGTCTGGGGAAGCCCCGGCAGTTTCGCCAGCTGGGATGGCATGCACATGACGGAGAAGGCGTACCAAGTCATCTCCCAGGGGGTGCTCGATGGACCTTTCGCCGACCTGCCGTTGCTGCGGAGTTGCTAG